The following proteins come from a genomic window of Aquimarina sp. MAR_2010_214:
- the metG gene encoding methionine--tRNA ligase — MSTTGRYTITAALPYTNGPIHIGHLAGVYIPADIYSRYLRMTGNDVAFICGSDEHGAAIPMRARKEGVSPQVIIDKYHTIIKKSFEDFGILFDNYSRTSAPIHHETASEFFKKLYDDGKFIEETSEQLYDPEAEQFLADRFVVGTCPKCGHEEAYGDQCENCGSSLNATDLINPKSTISGAEPILKQTKHWFLPLDQYESFLREWVLDGHKKDWKTNVYGQIKSWVDDGLRPRAVTRDLDWGIPVPVAGAEGKVLYVWFDAPIGYISSTKEWAAREGKDWEPYWKDKNTKLVHFIGKDNIVFHCIIFPSMLKAEGSYILPENVPANEFLNLEGNKLSTSKNWAVWLHEYLEEFPDQQDVLRYALTANAPETKDNDFTWKDFQARNNNELVAIFGNFINRVVVLTNKYYDGVVPLPGAFSEVDEQTLTELKAYPAVISSSIERYRFREASQELLNVARLGNKYLADEEPWKLIKTDEERTKTIMYVALQIASALATLSEPFLPFTSEKLKSILDFSKLDQQSTWNEIATKEVLLPAGHQIEKGELLFSKIEDVEIQKQLEKLEATKKANEAENKVVEPQKDTATFDDFTKLDIRVGTIIEAEKMPKAKKLLVLKVDTGINTRTIVSGIAEHFSPEEIVGKKVTVLVNLAPRALRGVESEGMILMTETPEGKLVFLNPDEDGVNPGAIVS; from the coding sequence ATGAGCACGACAGGACGATATACAATTACAGCAGCTTTACCATATACCAATGGCCCTATTCATATAGGCCATCTGGCAGGGGTTTACATCCCAGCAGATATTTACTCACGTTACCTTAGAATGACTGGCAATGATGTTGCTTTTATTTGTGGTAGTGATGAGCATGGTGCTGCTATTCCTATGCGTGCTAGAAAAGAAGGAGTTTCTCCACAAGTAATTATTGATAAGTATCATACTATCATTAAAAAATCCTTTGAAGATTTTGGGATCTTATTTGATAACTACTCAAGAACCTCTGCTCCTATTCATCATGAAACCGCTTCAGAATTTTTTAAGAAATTATACGATGACGGTAAGTTTATAGAAGAAACATCAGAACAACTATATGATCCAGAAGCCGAGCAATTCCTGGCAGATCGATTTGTAGTAGGTACTTGCCCTAAGTGTGGCCATGAAGAAGCGTATGGTGATCAATGCGAAAATTGTGGTAGTTCTCTTAATGCAACAGATCTTATCAATCCAAAATCTACGATTTCTGGAGCAGAACCTATTCTGAAACAAACAAAACACTGGTTTTTACCACTAGATCAATATGAGAGTTTCCTAAGGGAATGGGTTTTAGACGGGCATAAAAAAGATTGGAAAACCAATGTATATGGCCAAATCAAATCCTGGGTAGATGATGGATTACGTCCTCGTGCAGTAACACGTGATTTGGATTGGGGAATTCCTGTTCCGGTAGCTGGTGCAGAAGGAAAAGTATTATATGTATGGTTTGATGCTCCTATAGGATATATCTCTTCTACCAAAGAATGGGCAGCACGAGAAGGAAAAGACTGGGAACCCTACTGGAAAGATAAGAACACCAAATTAGTTCATTTTATAGGAAAAGACAATATAGTTTTTCACTGTATTATTTTCCCTAGTATGCTTAAAGCAGAAGGAAGTTACATACTACCCGAAAATGTACCTGCAAACGAATTCTTAAATCTCGAAGGTAATAAACTGTCAACTTCAAAGAACTGGGCGGTATGGCTACATGAATATCTAGAAGAATTTCCTGATCAACAGGACGTATTGCGATATGCATTAACTGCCAATGCTCCCGAAACCAAAGACAATGACTTTACCTGGAAAGATTTTCAGGCGCGAAATAACAATGAATTGGTTGCCATATTCGGAAACTTTATCAATCGAGTAGTCGTACTAACCAATAAATATTACGATGGTGTGGTACCTTTACCAGGTGCTTTTTCTGAAGTTGATGAGCAAACTTTAACAGAGCTTAAAGCCTATCCTGCAGTTATCTCTAGTTCTATAGAACGATATCGATTTAGAGAAGCCAGCCAGGAATTACTAAATGTTGCTCGATTAGGGAATAAATATTTGGCGGACGAAGAACCTTGGAAATTGATTAAAACAGATGAAGAGCGTACTAAAACTATAATGTATGTTGCATTACAAATTGCATCTGCATTAGCTACATTATCAGAGCCATTTTTACCATTTACTTCGGAGAAATTAAAATCAATTCTTGACTTTTCGAAACTCGATCAGCAATCCACATGGAATGAAATTGCGACAAAAGAAGTACTCCTTCCGGCAGGACATCAAATCGAAAAAGGAGAATTGTTATTCTCTAAAATCGAAGATGTTGAAATTCAAAAACAATTAGAAAAATTGGAAGCAACTAAAAAGGCTAACGAAGCTGAAAACAAAGTGGTAGAGCCACAAAAAGATACAGCAACTTTTGATGATTTTACCAAACTAGATATCCGTGTAGGAACTATCATCGAAGCTGAGAAAATGCCTAAAGCCAAAAAGCTTTTAGTCCTTAAAGTAGATACAGGAATTAATACCAGAACAATCGTTTCGGGTATAGCAGAACACTTTTCTCCAGAAGAAATCGTAGGCAAAAAGGTAACGGTATTGGTTAATCTTGCTCCAAGAGCATTACGAGGTGTAGAAAGTGAAGGAATGATCTTAATGACAGAGACCCCAGAAGGGAAACTAGTATTTTTAAATCCTGATGAGGATGGTGTAAATCCCGGGGCAATTGTTAGTTAA
- a CDS encoding DUF1800 family protein: MMSDTSCNLASLAEYVPSPGNPWNVSKINHLYRRIAFGASKAEVLAALTQNNPSALVDQLIDNAIALNTTPPPAWGLWNRDQFEAAEAANENNDIGFYRTQGKNQMINDLIQNKVRDRLTLFWSNHFVTEDDTYRSPAYQSQYYNLLQMHALGNFRDFVYDIGISNAMLVYLNGDENIRDRPNENYARELYELFTLGVDNGYTEDDIQETAKALTGYVNTNDIPWGDVLFDPAQFSNDSKTIFGQTGNWTYDDVVNILFQQRGNQVATFICAKLYTYFVSPTCNDAIVAQMVQTFITSGYQIAAVLRQLFKSEHFFNIEAIGAIIKSPCDIMISFHNELGFSLNIMDINDSLRGAVRMLGQDVLNPIDVEGWQGDEDWISPDFLIGRWGSIEFNIRAAWAQNKQQFRDFVVGLPIGTLADANLATSLSGSEVEIVVRALVNYFFPRGISDPVIFNEILGVFKDIPAFPPSYYDPGATDPAIWRLDRPEVADQFYAFLLHIILIPEFQLK; encoded by the coding sequence ATGATGTCGGATACTTCATGTAATCTTGCTTCCTTAGCAGAATATGTGCCTTCTCCAGGAAATCCCTGGAACGTAAGCAAAATAAATCATTTGTACCGTAGAATTGCTTTTGGAGCATCAAAAGCAGAGGTTCTTGCTGCTTTGACTCAAAACAATCCTTCTGCATTGGTTGATCAGCTTATCGATAATGCTATTGCTCTAAATACCACTCCCCCTCCTGCATGGGGTTTATGGAATAGAGATCAATTTGAAGCTGCCGAAGCAGCAAACGAAAATAACGATATAGGATTCTATCGAACTCAAGGAAAAAATCAAATGATAAATGATTTGATCCAAAATAAGGTAAGAGATCGTCTTACATTGTTCTGGAGCAACCATTTTGTTACAGAAGATGATACCTATCGTAGTCCTGCTTATCAATCTCAGTACTATAATCTCCTTCAAATGCACGCTTTGGGAAATTTTAGGGATTTTGTATACGATATAGGCATATCAAATGCCATGCTGGTATATCTCAATGGAGATGAAAATATAAGGGATAGACCAAATGAAAATTATGCCCGAGAATTGTATGAACTTTTTACCCTTGGTGTAGATAATGGGTATACAGAAGATGATATTCAGGAAACCGCAAAAGCGCTAACCGGATATGTAAATACAAATGATATCCCCTGGGGAGATGTTCTTTTTGATCCAGCACAATTTAGTAATGACTCTAAAACTATTTTCGGTCAAACCGGAAACTGGACTTATGACGATGTTGTCAATATTTTATTTCAACAAAGAGGTAATCAAGTTGCAACTTTTATTTGCGCAAAACTGTACACCTATTTTGTAAGCCCTACCTGTAATGATGCTATTGTTGCCCAAATGGTACAAACTTTTATTACAAGCGGGTATCAAATAGCAGCCGTACTTCGCCAGTTATTTAAAAGTGAGCACTTTTTTAATATAGAAGCTATAGGTGCAATTATCAAAAGTCCTTGTGATATAATGATTTCTTTTCATAATGAATTAGGATTTTCTCTTAATATTATGGATATCAATGATAGTTTACGAGGTGCTGTTCGTATGTTAGGACAAGATGTACTTAATCCCATAGATGTCGAAGGCTGGCAAGGCGATGAAGATTGGATTAGTCCTGATTTTTTGATTGGCCGTTGGGGAAGTATAGAATTTAATATAAGAGCTGCTTGGGCACAAAACAAACAGCAATTTAGAGATTTTGTAGTGGGATTGCCTATAGGCACTTTAGCCGACGCAAATCTAGCAACTAGTCTAAGTGGTTCAGAGGTTGAAATTGTAGTAAGAGCATTGGTGAATTATTTTTTTCCGAGAGGTATCTCTGATCCAGTTATTTTTAATGAAATTTTAGGTGTTTTTAAAGATATTCCTGCTTTTCCACCTAGTTATTATGATCCAGGGGCAACAGATCCAGCTATATGGAGATTAGATCGTCCAGAAGTGGCAGATCAATTCTATGCCTTTTTACTGCATATCATACTTATCCCCGAATTTCAACTAAAATAA
- a CDS encoding histone deacetylase, translating to MLKIAYHPIYTHPLPEKHRFPMIKYELLPKQLLYEGTCKEENFFTPDIPDAKSILAVHTKTYYKSLNTLSLGPKSVRKIGFPLSKELIDREMIIADGTIKASEYAIQYGIAMNIAGGTHHAYTDRGEAFCLLNDQAIAARYLLQHNLAKKVLIVDLDVHQGNGTAEIFKNDDTVFTFSMHGANNYPFKKEKSDLDIELPNQTEDQEYLRILKETLPQLINDQKPDFIYYLSGVDILSTDKLGKLGCTLSGCTERDRFVLQTCKDLDISIMCSMGGGYSPDIKTIIEAHANTYRLAQDIFF from the coding sequence ATGCTCAAAATAGCATATCACCCAATTTATACGCATCCTTTGCCAGAAAAGCATCGGTTTCCGATGATCAAATACGAGCTATTGCCAAAACAATTGCTTTATGAAGGAACCTGCAAAGAAGAAAATTTCTTTACCCCTGATATCCCGGATGCAAAATCTATTTTGGCAGTACATACTAAAACATACTACAAAAGCCTTAATACACTATCCCTAGGTCCTAAATCGGTAAGAAAAATCGGCTTTCCTTTATCAAAAGAACTCATTGATCGCGAAATGATTATCGCCGATGGCACCATTAAGGCTTCAGAATATGCCATACAATATGGTATCGCTATGAATATAGCTGGTGGTACTCATCATGCATATACAGATCGTGGTGAAGCATTTTGCCTATTAAATGACCAAGCTATTGCAGCACGATATCTTTTACAACATAATTTGGCAAAAAAAGTTTTAATCGTAGATCTTGATGTACACCAAGGTAACGGAACCGCAGAAATATTCAAAAATGATGATACTGTATTCACCTTCTCGATGCATGGAGCAAACAATTATCCTTTTAAAAAAGAAAAATCAGATCTGGATATCGAACTTCCTAATCAAACCGAAGATCAGGAATACTTAAGAATCCTAAAAGAAACTCTTCCTCAACTTATTAATGATCAGAAACCTGATTTTATATACTACCTGAGTGGTGTAGACATCTTATCTACCGATAAATTAGGTAAATTAGGGTGTACTCTTTCTGGTTGTACAGAACGTGATCGATTTGTACTTCAAACCTGTAAAGATCTTGATATCTCAATAATGTGCTCTATGGGAGGTGGTTATTCTCCAGATATCAAAACCATTATAGAAGCACACGCCAACACCTACAGATTAGCACAAGATATTTTCTTTTGA
- a CDS encoding CBS domain-containing protein, with protein sequence MGIISFQGARSKTKKQDETLIKVSDYMTRDLITFSPGQPVMEVIETLVKHKISGGPVVDDNNQLLGIISEGDCIKQLNESRYYNMPIEDTRVEKFMVKDVETIDGNLNIFDAANKFLQTKRRRFPILEDGKLIGQISQKDVMKAALKMNSQNWRNH encoded by the coding sequence ATGGGGATAATCAGTTTTCAAGGAGCTCGCTCTAAGACGAAGAAGCAGGATGAGACACTTATAAAGGTCTCTGATTATATGACAAGAGATTTGATTACATTTAGTCCTGGTCAACCGGTTATGGAGGTTATCGAGACATTAGTAAAGCATAAAATATCAGGAGGACCTGTGGTTGATGATAATAATCAATTATTAGGCATTATTTCTGAAGGCGATTGTATTAAACAATTGAATGAAAGCCGTTATTATAATATGCCAATTGAAGATACGAGAGTAGAAAAATTTATGGTTAAAGATGTAGAAACTATAGATGGTAATCTCAATATTTTTGATGCAGCGAATAAATTTTTACAGACCAAAAGAAGACGTTTTCCTATTTTGGAAGATGGTAAACTAATTGGACAAATTAGTCAGAAAGATGTAATGAAAGCAGCATTGAAAATGAATAGTCAAAATTGGAGAAATCATTAA
- a CDS encoding YraN family protein encodes MAEHNALGEKGEKMAVDFLIEKGYDILERNYRYLKHEVDVIARKENIVVAVEVKTRSTPEFGDPQDFVKPKQIQSLVKVIDHYVTEQDLDVEVRFDIIAIIKNKIGTRIEHLEDAFYHF; translated from the coding sequence ATGGCAGAACATAATGCTCTTGGTGAAAAAGGAGAAAAAATGGCAGTTGATTTTCTTATCGAAAAAGGATACGATATTTTAGAAAGAAATTATAGGTATCTGAAACATGAAGTTGATGTTATTGCTCGAAAAGAAAATATTGTAGTTGCTGTAGAAGTAAAAACGAGAAGTACACCCGAATTTGGTGACCCACAAGATTTTGTAAAACCGAAACAAATACAATCTCTTGTGAAGGTTATTGATCATTATGTTACCGAACAGGATTTGGATGTAGAAGTACGTTTTGATATCATCGCTATTATAAAAAATAAAATAGGAACAAGAATAGAACATCTCGAAGATGCATTTTACCATTTTTGA
- a CDS encoding DUF1501 domain-containing protein, producing MCETNHNQNIKPNKDGNCNTEDHKTWNRRSFLQALGLVGGGSIMLGNTPLSVSAPSSLSTALTQAESDNILIIVRLQGGNDGFNTIIPVYDYDIYANARPLIKIPPSEFITLDDDFAMPKPMNKLESVWGDGQMKVVHGVGYDDSSLSHFKGSDIYSNTNLREDDRTGFMGRYFGEIFPDYFFNPPVSPPSIQIGSIGNLIFKGPESDYSFAVSSPERLLQIIENETFYDLNGLNDCTYDDKVRFLREATNTTFNYAEVITEAYDRSGPNDFAGYLEDDGFARQLSIISRLIKGGLGTKVYLVTLGGFDTHNNQTLRHQQLLNSFSEGINTFYQDLTAAGWDDKVLTMTMSEFGRRFKENGSLGTDHGTAAPTLFFGSALNGNGFVGEHPDLNNLTRGGNVFNTTDFRKVYATVMKDWLCIDEGLVGRALLDTDGGPFESLDLGFNCSGTSSIPTDGESLTHIPTYDDDSQTFINIVSPLTTHIEVSLYNIIGQKVAILFNEMLMERRNLVINVKELANTRLSTGPYVYRIQTNTGEFSRSIVIS from the coding sequence ATGTGCGAAACGAATCACAATCAAAATATAAAACCAAATAAAGACGGTAACTGCAATACTGAAGATCATAAAACATGGAATCGAAGATCATTTCTTCAGGCACTGGGACTCGTTGGAGGAGGATCAATCATGCTTGGCAATACGCCATTATCAGTATCAGCTCCTTCGTCTTTATCTACAGCATTAACACAAGCAGAAAGTGATAATATTCTTATTATCGTAAGACTACAAGGAGGTAATGATGGTTTTAATACCATAATCCCAGTATATGACTATGATATATACGCTAATGCAAGACCTTTGATCAAAATCCCACCTAGTGAATTTATTACGCTTGATGATGATTTTGCTATGCCTAAACCTATGAACAAATTAGAAAGTGTTTGGGGAGATGGACAAATGAAGGTTGTTCATGGTGTTGGGTATGACGACTCCTCATTATCTCACTTTAAAGGATCTGATATTTATTCTAATACAAACCTTAGAGAAGATGACCGTACAGGGTTTATGGGTAGATATTTTGGTGAAATTTTTCCAGATTATTTTTTCAATCCACCAGTAAGCCCGCCTTCTATACAGATAGGAAGTATTGGAAACTTAATCTTTAAAGGACCAGAAAGTGATTATTCTTTTGCAGTTTCAAGTCCCGAAAGATTACTTCAAATCATAGAAAATGAAACATTCTATGATCTTAACGGATTAAATGACTGTACTTATGATGATAAAGTAAGATTCTTAAGAGAAGCTACAAATACCACGTTTAATTATGCAGAAGTTATTACTGAAGCGTATGATAGATCTGGACCAAATGATTTTGCAGGTTATCTAGAAGATGATGGTTTTGCAAGACAACTTAGTATCATTTCAAGATTAATTAAAGGAGGTTTAGGTACCAAAGTGTATCTGGTTACTTTAGGAGGATTTGACACACATAATAATCAAACCCTAAGACACCAACAATTACTCAATTCATTCTCTGAAGGTATAAACACATTCTATCAAGATCTTACCGCTGCTGGTTGGGATGATAAAGTGCTTACTATGACCATGTCAGAATTTGGCAGACGATTTAAAGAAAATGGTTCTCTGGGAACAGATCACGGTACTGCAGCACCAACCCTATTTTTTGGCTCTGCTCTTAACGGGAATGGTTTTGTAGGAGAGCATCCCGACTTAAACAATTTGACTCGAGGAGGTAATGTATTTAACACTACAGATTTCAGAAAAGTGTATGCTACCGTTATGAAAGATTGGTTATGTATTGATGAAGGTTTAGTAGGAAGAGCTTTACTAGATACTGATGGAGGACCTTTTGAGTCTTTAGATTTAGGATTTAACTGCTCTGGTACCAGTAGTATTCCAACAGATGGGGAAAGCTTGACACACATCCCCACCTATGACGATGATAGTCAAACGTTTATTAATATAGTATCTCCACTCACTACTCATATAGAGGTTTCTTTATATAACATCATAGGACAAAAAGTAGCTATCTTATTTAATGAAATGCTTATGGAAAGAAGGAATCTTGTTATCAATGTAAAAGAATTAGCAAATACAAGATTAAGTACTGGACCTTATGTTTATCGTATCCAAACTAATACTGGCGAATTTAGCCGATCAATAGTAATATCATAA
- a CDS encoding LD-carboxypeptidase → MLKPDFVKKGDKIAIVSTARKINLKEIREAIVLLETWGLVPVLGSTIGIESNQFAGSDQERVSDFQEMLDDKEIRGIWCARGGYGTVRIIDKIDFSGILKHPKWIIGYSDVTVLHSHLHTLGICSLHAPMPIDIHKGTKASIASLRDIIFGKKNEYILPSSKKNIQGDCKGQLVGGNLSILYSLCGSTSSIDTTGKILCIEDLDEYLYHIDRMLQNFKRNGYFDNLSGLIVGGMTKMHDNNISFGKKAKRIILDIVQEYDFPVAFKFPMGHIEDNRTLIMGAEVFLQVHKNQVTLEYI, encoded by the coding sequence ATGTTAAAGCCCGATTTTGTTAAAAAAGGAGATAAAATTGCCATTGTTTCTACAGCAAGAAAGATTAACTTAAAAGAAATAAGAGAAGCTATAGTACTATTAGAAACATGGGGATTAGTGCCTGTATTAGGTTCGACAATAGGAATAGAAAGTAATCAATTTGCAGGATCTGATCAGGAACGAGTATCTGATTTTCAAGAGATGTTAGATGATAAGGAGATTAGAGGAATATGGTGTGCAAGAGGAGGGTATGGAACCGTAAGAATTATTGATAAGATTGATTTTTCAGGTATTCTGAAACATCCAAAATGGATCATAGGATATTCTGATGTTACTGTACTACACTCACATCTTCATACATTAGGTATATGTTCATTACATGCACCTATGCCAATAGATATCCATAAAGGCACAAAGGCATCGATAGCTTCATTAAGAGATATTATTTTTGGTAAAAAAAATGAATACATTCTTCCTTCTTCCAAAAAGAATATTCAAGGAGATTGTAAAGGTCAGTTAGTAGGAGGGAATTTATCTATTTTATATTCTCTATGCGGTTCTACGTCTTCTATAGATACTACAGGTAAAATTTTGTGCATTGAAGATTTAGATGAGTATCTTTATCATATTGATCGTATGTTGCAAAACTTTAAACGCAATGGGTATTTTGACAACTTATCAGGATTGATTGTTGGAGGAATGACCAAAATGCATGATAATAATATTTCCTTTGGGAAAAAAGCGAAAAGGATTATTCTCGATATTGTACAAGAGTATGATTTTCCGGTGGCATTTAAATTTCCAATGGGGCATATAGAAGATAATAGAACTTTGATTATGGGTGCAGAAGTCTTTTTGCAAGTCCATAAGAATCAAGTAACATTAGAATATATATAA
- a CDS encoding RICIN domain-containing protein, which yields MKNTIFFLVLISIINFSSAQNSAPSSHLRANDNGTGDILMKTVRSTITTNATYYCTMQWNAGSEGGAYCGFQDSPDKGHVFIYSIWDPSNGQAITADYVGPGTIVENFGGEGTGLKSMNPTIGWNLNEWNTVVTRRWNVGSHTYFGFWIRRDSQNKWYHMVTMNYPVSGVTFNGTTNAFLEDWLSTGMHKRRFEMKDGFKRKTNGTWAPMNQGTYNRNVEPRSSNYTNAVDAGADDGIYFMQSGGNTSPSFSGNPPITFNTDTNAAPSNPAISFSIQSVSSSNISWNVPTSSTPQFKYTIKVDGNTVKSIIAPETRSSSISASSGSVVEVILEDILGRTSKHTVTVDNDTLPSGTYNITFEHNGKALTAQGNSNGSNIQINNYNEESLQKWEVTNLGNSIYKIINVNSRKSLDAFGQNNGDNIGSYTYHGGSNQKWKISKLDTNIYKVIDSRSQKSIDAFGTNNNANVGIYEYHGGNNQRLKFTSISTAKNNIQPNLSVYTNHKSGILNIQTNDALQEKTDIDVYTIQGVRVIHKEISTQNVSEINISDLAKGIYIIRSGESLIKKFVVK from the coding sequence ATGAAAAACACAATATTCTTTTTAGTTTTAATTTCGATAATTAATTTTTCTTCTGCGCAAAACTCTGCTCCGTCTTCACATCTTAGAGCCAATGATAATGGTACAGGTGATATTCTTATGAAAACCGTAAGGTCTACCATTACTACCAACGCTACCTATTATTGTACAATGCAATGGAATGCCGGCAGTGAAGGAGGGGCATACTGTGGTTTTCAGGACTCTCCTGATAAAGGACATGTCTTTATTTATTCAATATGGGATCCTAGTAATGGACAAGCTATTACTGCCGATTATGTTGGTCCCGGTACAATTGTTGAAAATTTTGGAGGCGAAGGAACGGGATTAAAATCTATGAATCCTACTATTGGATGGAATCTTAATGAATGGAATACCGTAGTAACTCGTCGCTGGAATGTAGGTTCTCACACGTATTTTGGTTTTTGGATTCGTAGAGATTCTCAAAACAAATGGTATCATATGGTTACAATGAATTATCCGGTTAGCGGTGTAACATTTAATGGCACTACAAATGCTTTTTTGGAAGACTGGCTTAGTACCGGAATGCATAAAAGACGATTTGAAATGAAAGATGGTTTTAAAAGAAAAACAAATGGAACCTGGGCACCCATGAATCAAGGTACTTATAATCGAAATGTAGAACCCAGATCATCCAATTACACCAACGCTGTAGATGCTGGAGCTGATGATGGAATCTATTTTATGCAAAGTGGAGGAAATACTTCGCCAAGTTTTTCTGGTAATCCGCCTATTACCTTTAATACCGACACAAATGCTGCACCTTCAAATCCTGCTATTTCATTTTCAATACAATCAGTATCTTCTTCAAATATTTCATGGAATGTACCAACATCTTCGACTCCTCAATTCAAATATACAATCAAAGTGGATGGTAATACGGTAAAATCTATAATTGCCCCAGAAACTAGATCTTCATCAATATCGGCCTCTTCAGGAAGTGTAGTAGAAGTTATACTAGAGGATATATTAGGAAGAACAAGTAAACATACTGTAACTGTTGATAACGATACTCTTCCCAGTGGTACTTATAATATCACTTTTGAACACAATGGAAAAGCTTTGACTGCTCAAGGAAATTCTAATGGTTCCAATATTCAAATCAACAACTATAATGAAGAAAGTTTACAAAAATGGGAGGTAACTAATTTAGGAAATAGTATTTACAAAATTATAAATGTAAATAGCAGAAAATCTTTGGATGCTTTTGGACAAAATAATGGTGATAATATAGGGTCCTATACGTACCACGGAGGGTCAAATCAAAAATGGAAAATAAGTAAGCTTGACACAAATATTTATAAAGTTATAGATTCTAGAAGTCAAAAATCTATAGATGCCTTTGGTACAAATAATAATGCAAATGTTGGTATTTATGAGTATCATGGTGGTAACAACCAAAGACTTAAATTTACTTCTATTTCAACAGCAAAAAACAATATTCAACCAAATTTATCTGTATATACAAATCATAAATCAGGTATTTTAAATATTCAAACGAATGATGCTTTACAAGAAAAAACCGATATAGATGTGTATACCATTCAAGGGGTACGAGTAATTCATAAAGAAATCTCTACACAAAACGTTTCTGAAATTAATATTTCTGATTTGGCAAAAGGAATATATATCATTAGGTCAGGAGAAAGTTTAATAAAAAAGTTTGTTGTAAAATAG
- a CDS encoding pyridoxamine 5'-phosphate oxidase family protein, with translation MAKIVTEISTELKEFITKQKVFFVGTAANEGRVNISPKGMDTFRVIGPNKIVWLNLTGSGNETAAHVIKNNRMTILFCAFEGKPLILRLYGTANIFHKQDKTYHNYIHLFPEIIGSRQIIEMHVDMIQTSCGYAVPFMDFKEERTQLKSWSEKQGEERLENYQKEKNAFSIDGFETRITGSDKK, from the coding sequence ATGGCAAAAATAGTAACCGAGATAAGTACAGAATTAAAAGAGTTCATAACGAAACAAAAAGTTTTCTTTGTAGGAACGGCAGCCAATGAAGGACGAGTTAATATTTCTCCTAAAGGAATGGATACATTTCGGGTTATTGGACCAAACAAAATTGTTTGGCTCAATTTAACAGGAAGTGGAAATGAAACTGCCGCTCATGTCATAAAAAATAATAGAATGACTATTCTATTCTGTGCCTTTGAAGGAAAACCTTTAATCTTGAGACTTTACGGAACTGCCAATATATTTCATAAACAAGATAAAACATATCATAACTATATTCACCTATTTCCTGAGATCATTGGTTCAAGGCAAATTATTGAGATGCATGTAGATATGATACAAACCTCTTGCGGATATGCTGTTCCATTTATGGATTTTAAAGAAGAAAGAACACAATTAAAATCCTGGTCTGAAAAACAAGGAGAAGAACGATTAGAAAATTATCAAAAAGAGAAGAATGCATTTAGTATTGATGGTTTCGAAACAAGAATAACGGGTTCTGATAAAAAATAA
- a CDS encoding DUF2116 family Zn-ribbon domain-containing protein, protein MQKECPVCGDKIIGRADKKFCSDYCRNAYNNQLNKDSKNLMRNINNLLRKNYRILQELNPKDKTKTTKTKLMAKGFDFQHFTSIYVTKTGNTYYFVYDQGYLPLENDFYAVVKRN, encoded by the coding sequence ATGCAAAAAGAATGTCCCGTATGTGGTGACAAAATCATTGGTCGAGCAGATAAAAAATTCTGTAGTGATTATTGTCGTAATGCATATAACAATCAGCTTAACAAGGATAGTAAAAACCTGATGCGCAACATTAACAACCTGTTACGTAAAAACTATCGCATTCTTCAAGAATTAAACCCAAAAGACAAGACTAAAACCACTAAGACGAAACTAATGGCTAAGGGTTTTGATTTTCAGCATTTCACTAGTATCTATGTTACCAAAACCGGAAACACCTATTATTTCGTATACGACCAGGGATATCTACCACTAGAAAATGATTTTTACGCAGTTGTAAAAAGAAATTAG